The Alnus glutinosa chromosome 1, dhAlnGlut1.1, whole genome shotgun sequence region TCTGGAACCTAAGCGACCGGCCGGTGGAGCTGCAAATAAGAGTGGGATCAATATTGAAGAAGGTTCATACTTTAAAGCCAGGGTCTTCAAAGAGACTGAAATGCAAGAGCATATACAAGGCTTATATGCCTGGAAAAAGTGGGAGTGGGGGTGGAGGAATGAAGAGCTTGCTGTATTACTATGATGAGACATGCCACCCTTATGTTTGGATAAATGAAACTGGGGGTGATTCCTTAAGGATGGTCAAGCAGCAGTATATTAGTCTTGAAGACCTGAGAGATTGCTCTGAGATCAGAATCTTAAGGGACCATCAGAGAGGCTGCATATCCGTTCGCAAGAAACCTAGGCCAGATTTTTGCTAAGCGTTTTCTCGACTAATCATCGTAAGTTTGAATGTTATATGTTGGTAATGACAGCGAAGAtgtttctttgttctttgattctaattattattattattttttttttgttttttggatctTCTCTTGCTTCCTTTGTGAATGTATTGGAAGAACTCAGAATGCACAAAGTATTCTACTGAATGTAATAGTGCAACTGTTGGATCTGGTTTTCTTATCAATTTAGTTTGATCCCAAAACTTAAAAGTGTTCCTTTTTTGCTCTTTTGTGGTTGAGAAATGGAGAAAATACAAACACACAATAGGAACTCGCAAAAGCAGCACTTGTAATATGTTATGTGAGATGTTGCATTGGCCAAAATAATGTTTGAACCAAACATTTGTGAATTGCTGAGATCTGTCTGGCATGTTTAGTATGAATTCAATGCTCTTTGATTTGACCAAAAAATATCCATGGCAGGCACCATAGTTGACCGAATATTGAACTTGAGGTATTGTTGAGGAGGGTCTCAGGTTAATGAACAATGGAGGAGAGCCATAGAGAGATAGGCTGCATGTTGCTTAACATATAAGCCACCTCCGTTCATGAGCTGCTAATAATAATCATACATTCCTGTTTTATGCTGGAAATAATGATAGAAAATGGCCAATGGAATAATTGATGGCAAGTTGGGATGATAATTAATGGTGTTGCTTAGCCAATCTGGTGCTGGTTGAATTTGTTTGCTACCGAGGTAAATCCAGTGCTTCCACGGAAGCTGCCATCCAAGTGATCCTGTTAACCAAGAGTTCATCATGAAGCTGATTACAATGTGGTTTGAGTGTGTGAGACTTGACGTGGAAAATAATTCTTCCTCTCTATGAATCTTTGAGAggtttgtattttatatataaataatcaCGTTTACAACAGATGGAAGAGTTTACATGCAATTGAAATGTTACAAAACAGAGTTCTAAAGAATTACAACTTCTGGAGATTGACTTATCCTATGTAGTAGCTTGAGTTcttgacgccggaacagaatagcgattattctgcaggctaatcaacaagtagtttgcaaggaagaaagcaagaaattcaccccaaaaacagagacaaactttgaattcgataaaattatcaataaacaaCAACTATCGAAAAACGCtcacaagccgggctaatatagctgaaaaattatcaaaaatagcaaaatcccgaaaaagcctaataaatctcctaagacttgaaataaatacaaataagcatattatggaaatacttggtgccaaagaatatctccaaattaatgggaaatacttggtgccaaagaattaccatattagagaaaatataataactataatattacttgacgacaacgtaaatataaatatggaaattctttaaaagataaatcaagagatttgtcgatagtctcttctttccttcttggtctttctcttgatggatgttgacaactcggtagaaaatatcttctaaatcacaattgccaaaggtctcttctttccttcttgagtagttgaccctttcctttcttacctaagctaaatgaatctcatcgccacatcatagaccaattaattctatagttgtaTCTGATTTCCTCATGCATCAGTCTCgccgggttggaaagaattcgtcctcgaattCGAATCTTCTttacctcgatcttttggatggcCGATCAATTCATTCCATTCTGTATTTCTCAATATCAAACTAACTTGAAACCAGaagataaataaattgcaacccatcacaacgactagcctcacactaaattgaaataattcaatcttctcacgtcttttatttattttctccaattcacgctccataaaagtcttcaaagaattatcaattctttcttgaccgcaaaaattaaaattgtcatccATCTCGCCAAAACCAacattcaaattattactagaagaACTTGATAGAAAATTTTCGATCCtaagaaaatcaacataactaatttcctcattattcaactgaaatccctcgttatgtggactttcatcaaacacatggtagtcattattttcttcaataaatctTATTGCATCACCCACAAAACTTAcctttttcaataaattttcttcttcatgataGACATCATAAATTGGGGAAGAATTCCAATCCAcaaatccttgtgaaggattttcaacatcttcatgttcaacatcatcatgaacatctccatgtatgaactcctcatcaacgaactcatcttcttggaactcttcatcaacaatttcTTCATCCCGACCACGTTGTTCCCGGTATGGagcaggattgtgatacgggttgtcAAAGGTGGAATTGGAATCGGAGTTCATCTCACGATTGCCGAATTCCTGCACCGCTAGGCGCTGGGCTAactctgcaacttgcctctgcaaatcctcaatcatcatATCCTGAACGTTACGATCATGGTGCGGaacttcctcattcggaacctgctcACGACGACCACCACGACTACGACCACCAACCATCGAAACTGATGAAGAACGATCAtggtgcggagcttcctcatttGGAACCTGCTCACGACGACCACCATGACTACGACCACCAACCATCAAAATTGATGAAGAACTCGTCTCAGGAAAgtgctgaagctctgataccaattgacgccggaacagaatagcgattattctgtaggctaatcaacaagtagtttgcaaggaagaaatcaagaaattcaccccaaaaacagagacaaactctgaattcgataaaattCTCAATAAATAACAACTAtcgaaaaacgccca contains the following coding sequences:
- the LOC133882046 gene encoding uncharacterized protein LOC133882046, whose amino-acid sequence is MHVVSKLKLAKKFKALGRKMLGFSIFPLGGCFDGCRDHTQASGFGTRIWNLSDRPVELQIRVGSILKKVHTLKPGSSKRLKCKSIYKAYMPGKSGSGGGGMKSLLYYYDETCHPYVWINETGGDSLRMVKQQYISLEDLRDCSEIRILRDHQRGCISVRKKPRPDFC